AAGCTATTGGTTATTATTACTTACAAAATAGGTCCAATATAGACAGTACACAATTAACAGAAGGTATAAAAAATGCGCTCGTTGCAACAGAAGATAGTCGGTTTTATACCCATAAGGGTATTGATTACCGAAGCTATGGTCGTGTTTTTGTAAAATCTATTCTCATGGGTCAAAATGCAGGTGGTGGTAGTACGGTAACCCAGCAAGTGGCAAAAAATATATTCGGCAGACAAAAGCAATTTTTTTTATCAACCCCTATTAATAAAATTCGAGAGTTATTTATTGCTAGACGTTTAGAAAGTATTTATTCAAAAGAAGATATACTGTTGTTATATTTTAATACGGTATCCTTCGGAGAAAATTTATACGGCCTAGAAAAAGCATCCTATCGTTTTTTTAATAAAGCTCCTGAAGAATTAACCCTCACAGAAAGTGCCACTTTAGTGGGCTTACTTAAAGCTCCTTCGTTTTACAACCCAAGAACAAATCCAGAGAGAGCTGTTTTGAGGCGAAATGTGGTATTGAGTCAAATGGAAAAGTACGGCTTTTTAACTTCAGAGGAAAAACAAGCTGCTATTTTACCTTTAAAATTAGATTATCAAGCGCCTCAAAAAACCTCTTCATTTTCTTCTTACTTTAAGGACTTAGTAGCCGAAGAATTTTCAAATTGGGCGGAAGACAACCCTGCTGAGGATGGGCATATTTATGATTTAGAAGCCGACGGACTAAGTATTTATACCACCTTAAACACATCGATTCAAAACTATGCAGAAACAGGCTTAAACCGTCAAATTGTAAGTTTACAGAAGCTCATGGACCAATATTGGGATGCGGCAACCATTGAAGGTGGAAAAGATTCTTTACTTCAAAAATTAGTAGATCAAAACCTAGATGTCAAAAATCTTAAGCAGCAAGGAAAAACCAAAGAAGAAATCGGTGTTTTTGTGCAACAGAAAAAGAATAGAAAATTTTGGATCGTAGGCGAGGGCTATAAAAATCAGCTTCAATCTTTAGAAGATTCTATTGCAAAAAGTATCAACCGATTACACGCCAGTGTTTTGGTTTTGAGCGCTACATCGGGCAGAATTATGGGTTATGTGGGAGGTATAGATTATGGTTTTAGTCAGGTTGATAATATCAAAACGCCGCGGCAAGTAGGTTCTACTTTTAAGCCTATTACCTATTTAGCAGCCTTAGAGGCCGGTCAAGACCCCTGTAATTACTATGATAATCGTTTGCTCACCTATGCCAAGTATGAGGATTGGCAACCTCGAAATGCAGGCGGAGCTTATGGAGGTAGCTATAGTATGCATGGCGCTTTAGCAAATTCTATAAATACTGTTTCTGTGGGCATACAGCTCAGAACGGGCATAGAAAGAGTACTGGCACAAGCCAAAAAAATGGGTATTGAAACAGAATTGCCGGCGGTACCATCGATTGTTTTAGGTACAGCGGATATTAGTTTACTTGAAATGGTCTCGGCGTATGCCAGCATTGCAAATGGGGGTAGTAAAATTAAACCCTATACTATTGAACGTATTTTAGACGATACAGGTACTGTGCTCTATGAAGCCAAACCAGCATATTATGGGCGTGTGGCGAGTAATCAGCATGTAAAGGAACTTCAAAAAATGATGGAGAGTGTGGTGAGTTCGGGTACTGCTTCACGTATGGCGGGCTATGCGATACCTTATAACTTAATAGGGAAAACGGGAACTACTCAAAACAATGGGGATGGGTGGTTTATTGGTGCATCACCAGAATTGGTTGTAGGTTCTTGGGTGGGTACTTTTGATAAAAGAGTGCAATTCTCAAGTACCCGAATGGGTTCTGGGGCAAATACAGCCTTACCTATTGTCGCCTCTATTTTTAAAAATTTAAGCTATTGGAAACGACCTATTTTAACTAATTTTCAATATAGTTTTGATTATTTTCCCTGTCCACCTTTTTTAGAATTTAATGCTACAGAGGCTTACGAATTTGCAAAAGCAGATACCTTATACTTAAAAAACTTACGAATAAGAGATTCTTTAGAAATTTTATCAAAAATGCCAGTAGCTATCGATTCTATTCAGGGCATTGTGCCAGTAGACGTTAAAACAGATTCTACCGCTATTGATAGTCTCAAAATAAACTTAAAACCAGCGCTGTAAAACCAATGCTAGGTTCAATTTTTGTGAAATATGACACTTGCCCTGTTATATTTTAGCTATTTTTTTTAGCGTTTGGAATCCCTTTTAATGTCACAGGAATCTCCTTAGCTTTCAACGCCACTATAAGGCATCAAGAGCTTGTGTAGTATGCTATTGCGACCTGATTGGTTTAAAATTAGCGTATAGCTTGGAACTCACTAATTTGATTTGGCTAAAATGGCATTCATGATCATTGGAGCGTGAATTCTGGAATTTTCAATAAACCACTTGTGTGTTTCCATACCCCCACAAATGACGCCGGCTAAATAAAGATTTTCAATATTTGTTTCCATGGTATCAGGATTGTACGTAGGAAGTTTTTTGTCGTCAGGAGAAAGTGTAATACCCAGTTTTTTCAAAAATTCAAAATTGGGTTTATAGCCAATCAACGCTAGGACAAAATCGTTGGCAATGGTAACTTTTTTACCTGCTGATGCTATGCTTATATTTTTTGGTGCTATTTCTGTTAGTGAGGCCTTGTAATATACCTTAATACTTCCTTCTTCTATACGGTTTATAATATCAGGGCGAACCCAATATTTAACACGTTGACCTACTTCTTCTCCGCGTATAATTAAAGTTACTTCAGCACCTTTTCTGTAGCATTCAAGTGCAGCATCAATAGCAGAATTACTAGCACCCACGACAGCTATTTTTTGTTGTGCATAAAAATGGGGGTCATGGTAGTAATGACTTACTTTTTCTAAATCCTCGCCAGGAATATTTAGTTGGTTTGGAATATCATAAAACCCGGTAGCGATCACAACATGCTTCGCAGTATAGGTACTCTTAGAAGTTTTGATAGAAAAGGTAGTGTCTATTTTTTTTATAGCTTCAACGGCTTCAAAAAGATGAATGTTTAATTTATTGCTGGTGACAATTCTGCGATAATATTCTAAAGCCTCGTTCCGTTTTGGTTTGGCTTCGTTACTGATAAACGGTATTTCATCAATTTCTAGTTTCTCAGAAGAAGAAAAAAATTGCATGTTAATAGGGTAGTGGTAAAGTGAATTTACGATGGCCCCTTTCTCCACAATGAGATAGCTAAGTCCTTTTTTTTGAGCCTCTAATCCACAGGCAATGCCTATTGGGCCGCCCCCTACAATGACAAGATCAAAATTATTCATTATTTTGTAATTTCCTTTAATTGTGAAATAGTCGCTGTTGGGTTTTTACTGTTAAAAACAAAACTACCGGCGACCAAAATATCAGCTCCAGCATCGACTAAGGCTTTTGCATTTTCAGAAGAAACACCACCATCAATTTCAATTAAAGTATTGGCGCCTTTTCTTAAAATGAGTGCTTTCAAAGCTTTTATTTTATCGTAGGTATTTTCTATAAACGATTGTCCGCCAAAACCCGGATTAACACTCATTAAACAAACCACATCAATAGCATTAATTGTGTCTTCTAATAAAGCAATATTGGTATGCGGATTAAGCGCAACCCCGGCTTTCATACCTTCTGCTTTTATCGCTTGTAATGTTCGGTGTAAGTGTGTACATGCTTCATAATGAACACTCAAAACAGCCGCACCTAAATCTGCAAAAGTTTTGATATAACGATCAGGGTCCACAATCATTAAATGTACGTCTAAAGGCTTTGTAGCGTGTTTAGCAATAGCTTTTACGACAGGCATACCGTACGAGATATTAGGTACAAAAACACCATCCATGATGTCGATATGATGCCAATCAGCATCGCTAGTATTTACCATCTCTACATCGCGTTGTAGGTTTCCGAAATCGGCAGCAAGTAAGGAAGGAGCAATTTTTGTTTGTTTCATTTTTAAGAAGCACTTTTATGAGCGCTACAAAAATACAAAATTAGATTTTAGGTGATACCATTTTTCGAGTATATGAAGGCTAATGCCACAGGCCATGCCAAGGGTGCTACTTGTAGCCTTAAGAATAAAATACCAAGTAATAAACAGGAACTAGACTTCTGTAAGTTACAATATGGCTAGTTGAATCTTTTGTTTTATAGATGAAGCTGTCGCAATCCTTCATATACAACGATAGCTACCGCATTCGATACATTTAAACTTCTAATATGTTCGCTGTACAGGGGTATTTTATATACTTTATCTTCGTTTTTTTGGATAATGTCTTTGGGTAAACCAACCGATTCTTTTCCGAATATTAAAAACATACCCTCTTCAAAGGGAATTTCCCAATGTGTTTTTTCACCATGACTCGAAAAATAAACCAAATTCTTGTCCTGGTGTTGTACATAAAAATCTTCTATGCTTTCATAAATAGTAAGCGATAGGTATTGCCAATAATCTAAACCTGCACGTTTTACGCGTTTGTCGCTTAACTCAAAGCCAAAGGGCTTTACTAGATGTAGATGACAACCAGAAGCTAAACTTAGTCTGCCTATATTGCCGGTATTATTCGGTATTTCAGGTTCAAATAAAACAAGGTTTAATGCCATTATTCTTAAATAGACTTTAAATATAAATGCTCAACTTTTTCACGGGCCCATGGAGTTTTTCTTAAAAAGTTTAAACTTGATTTTATAGTTTGATTGCTTTTAAAACAATTGATATTTATTTGCAAAGACAACTCTTTCCAGCCGTATTTTTCTACTAAAAATTCGAGCATATCAGCAAGTTTTACACCGTGAAGTGGATTGTTGGGCTGTTCTTGTTTTGGGCTATCTTGCATTTCTAGTTCGGTGTTTCTTTTAAAAGTTTTTTAAAAATTAAAAACTCCGGTAATCAGCCGGAGTTTATTCATCAATCAAAAAACGAACAGTCATGATAACTGTTGTTAATGTTCACAAATTACGATTATTTGGTTAATTTTCCAATAGTGAAAAAAAGAATAATTGAAATTCATGCTTGGTTATTATCCAAGATATGTTTTTAAAATTTTACTTCTAGAGGTGTGCTTTAACCTGCGAATCGCTTTTTCTTTTATTTGACGTACGCGCTCTCTGGTTAGGTCGAAGGTTTCACCAATTTCTTCTAAAGTCATCGAATGTTGACCTGCTAAACCAAAGTATAAGCGAATCACATCTGCTTCACGTGGCGTTAATGTTTCTAAAGCTCTTTCGATTTCAGTTCGTAAAGATTCATGCAACAATTCTCGATCAGGGTTTGGAGACTCACCACTACGTAATACGTCGTACAGGTTAGAATCTTCACCATCAATTAAAGGAGCATCCATCGATACGTGACGACCAGAGTTTTTCAAGGATTGCTTTACATCTTCAACCGTCATGTCTAATTCTTTGGCAATTTCTTCGGGAGATGGCTGGCGCTCGTGCGCTTGCTCCAAGAAGGCGAAAGTTTTATTAATCTTGTTAATAGATCCAATTTTGTTCAACGGCAAACGAACAATACGTGACTGTTCGGCTAAGGCTTGCAAGATAGATTGACGAATCCACCATACGGCATAGGATATAAATTTAAAACCACGCGTTTCGTCAAAACGTTGAGCAGCTTTAATAAGACCTAAGTTACCTTCGTTAATTAAATCGGGTAAGGTTAAACCTTGGTTTTGGTATTGTTTTGCAACAGATACCACGAATCTTAAATTGGCTTTGGTTAATTTTTCCAAAGCGGCTTGATCACCAGCTTTTATCCGCTGAGCTAATTCTACTTCTTCATCGGCAGTAATCAAATCTACTTTACCAATTTCTTGTAAATATTTGTCTAACGAAGCGGTTTCCCTGTTGGTTACCTGTTTTGTAATCTTTAGCTGTCTCATCTAAATATTCTTTCTAATTTATGCTGTTGTGCATAGGTTGCATTAAGTTATACGTAGAAAAAAGAAAAATGTTACATCTGGCATGTCTTTTTTTGATAAAAAGCAAAAAAAGGCCCTAAATTTTGAATTTAGGGCCTTTTACTATTTTAAAAAGAGCTGTTTAGTCTCTTCTTGGTTTGCGATCTCTGCTATCTCTGCTACCGCTATTGCGATCATTTCTACCACGATCGTTATTTTCTCTTGGTGGTCTTGCTACATAACCTTCTGGTTTTTCTAACAATGCCTTACGAGAAACTTTTTCTTTGCGTGTTTTTGGATCTACTCCAAAATACTTCACTTCAAAAACATCACCCATGTTGACCACATCAGAAACATTTTCCGTGCGTTCCCATGCTAATTCTGATACGTGTAATAAAACTTCGTTGCCTGGAGCATCTAAATATTCAACTACAGCGCCAAAATCTAACATCTTAATTACTTTTACTTGGTAAGCGTTACCTACAGTAGGTTTAAATAATAAAGAGTCGATTTTTGTCATCACAGCATCAATACCTTCGCTACCAACACCTAAAATTTCAACAATACCTTCTTCTGTAATAGGGTCTTCGTTGATCACAATAGTGGTATTCGTAGTTTTTTGAAGTTCTTGAATCACTTTTCCACCTGGTCCGATTAATGCACCAATGAATTCGTTAGGAATACGACGCGTAATCATTTTAGGAGCATGTCCTTTAACATCTGCATTTGGAGCAGCAATGGTTTCGACTAATTTCTCTAAAATATGTAAACGTCCTAAACGAGCTTGCTTTAAAGCATTCACCAAAATTTCATAAGATAATCCTTTTACCTTAATGTCCATTTGGCAAGCGGTAATACCGTCAGCTGTACCCGTTACTTTGAAATCCATATCACCTAAGTGATCTTCATCACCTAAAATATCAGATAATACAGCGTATTTGCCAGAAGTACTATCAGAAATTAATCCCATAGCAATACCAGAAACTGGTTTTTTCAATTGAACACCTGCATCCATTAAGGCCATTGTTCCAGCACAAACAGTTGCCATAGACGAAGAACCGTTAGATTCTAATACCTCTGAAACAACACGAACTGTGTAAGGGCAGTCAGCAGGGACCATACCTTTTAAGGCACGTTGTGCTAAGTTACCATGACCCACTTCTCTACGTGATGTTCCACGAATAGGTCTTGCTTCACCTGTTGAAAAAGGAGGGAAGTTATAATGTAAATAAAAACGCTCTTCACCTTCAAATGAAGGCATATCTATTTGGTTAGCTTCTCTTGAAGTTCCTAAAGTGACTGTGGCTAAAGCCTGTGTTTCTCCACGTGTAAAAATAGAAGAACCATGTGTGGATGGTAAGTAATCTACCTCACACCAAATGGGTCTAATTTCATCTGTTTTACGACCATCTAAACGTAAACCTTCATTTAAAGTTAGATCACGAACAGCCGCTTTTTCAGCTTTATAGAAGTATTTAGAAACCATACCGCCATAATCAGCCATTTCTTCTTCTGAAAATGAAGCTTTTATTTCTTCTTTAATGGCATCAAATGCAGCACTACGTTCGTGTTTTGCAGAAGCAGCTCTGGCTACAGCATATACTTTATCGTATGCCATATCGTGAACTTTTTTGGCTAAAGCTTCATCTTCACGTTCTGGCTCGTAGGTACGAACTTCTTTTTTTCCGAAAGCTTCCGCTAATTTTACCTGAGCAGCACATTGTACTTTAATGGCTTCGTGCGCAAATTTAATAGCTTCGGTCATTTCTTCTTCAGAAATTTCATCCATTTCACCTTCTACCATCATTACAGAATCAGCAGAAGCGCCAATCATCATATCGATGTCTGATTCTAATAACTGAGCTCTTGTTGGGTTGATGATAAATTTTCCGTCAACACGACCAACTCTTGCTTCAGAGATGGCACATTCAAATGGAAAATCTGATAATTGTATCGCTGCTGATGCCGCTAAACCAGCCATTGCATCGGGCATAACATCGTCATCGTGCGACATCAACTGAATCATCACTTGTGTTTCAGAATGATAATCTTTTGGGAAAAGCGGACGTAAAACACGATCCACTAAACGCATCGTTAATACCTCGCCATCACTTGGTCTTGCCTCTCTTTTGAAAAAGCCTCCTGGGTAACGCCCAGACGCTGCGAATTTTTCACGATAATCTACCGTTAAAGGTAAAAAATCTACATCGCTTTGTTTGTAATTAGAAACTACTGTACATAATAACATACATTTTCCTGATTGTACTACAACCGAACCATGAGCTTGTTTCGCTAATTTTCCGGTTTCGATAGAGATTTCTCTTCCATCGCCAAGGTCTATGACCTCTTTAAAAACTTTTGGAATCATAAAATTGATTTATAACTTGCTATTTACAAGTCAGTTAAACTTTGATCTTTTCGCTTTATCAAGGCGGGACAGTTGTTGTGCTGTAGTAGTTGTGTTGACCAATGAAAAACTATATGCAAGCTTTTTGTTGCCCTAAAATTGCCTTAGGGACTTTTAAATACCCAATAATTTTATAAAAATAAAAGGGCTAATCGTAAAAAAGGGGAAGCTTAGCTTCCCCTTTAAAAATTATTTTCTAATACCTAATTCTTTGATAATTGCACGATATCTTACAATATCTTTTTTAATCAAATAATCTAAAAGACTTCTTCTTTTACCCACCAGCTTTACTAAAGAACGCTCCGTGTTATAATCCTTACGGTTGTTTTTTAAATGCCCTGTTAAGTGGTTAATTCGGTGTGTAAACAATGCAATTTGCCCTTCAGCAGATCCAGTGTTTTTTGCTTCGCCACCGTGTTTTTTAAAAATTTCAGCTTTTACTTCTTGTGTTAAATACATTCCAATATTATTTTAAATGATTTTTATGTATATGATTGATTTTCAATCAAGATGCAAAGATACTACTTTTTAAGAAAAAAACAATACGAATTAAACTTTGTGCTCATTTTTTGAAAAGCACGTTGTATTTTTTTGGGGATTCTATAGTGCCCATAAATTATAGGCCCGGGAGGATACGATCAAAATTTTAAATATACTTTTTACCAAGTCAAAATTTCTTTTAATTAATTTTAGTAGTGAAGCACTAAAGTTGCCTATGCCATGCTGTTTGATGATGAAATAGCGCTATTTCTTGTAAAGCATCAAATCGTATTAAGCTTAAAGCAATAACCAAATATTACAAACTAGGTACGGATGGTCAAACCCTTTAAATAAACAAACCCTTTTACTGAAAAGTAAAAGGGTTTGTTTAAAAAAATCATATTTGTTTACATCCTGCCATAAAATAGGTTTATGATCTGATAGGATTATTCTGAATCAAATCTACATACAGATTTATTTTTGTTTTTAAATCTCTTCGATGTACTATAAAGTCTAAAAAGCCATGTTCTAATACAAATTCTGAGGTTTGGAAACCTTCAGGCAATTCTTTTCCTGTAGCTTCTTTTACCACTCTTGGGCCTGCAAAACCAATTAAGGCACCTGGCTCAGCAATATTGATATCTCCCAACATGGCGTAAGATGCTGTTGTTCCGCCGGTTGTTGGATCCGTACATACAGATATATACGGCAAGCCTGCCTCTGCGAGCTGTGCTAATTTTGCCGAAGTTTTTGCTAATTGCATTAAAGACAAAGCAGCTTCCATCATTCTAGCCCCACCTGATTTTGAAATCATCACAAAGGGCATTTTCTTTTTAATCGCATAATCGATACCACGTGCAATTTTTTCACCGACAACGCTACCCATAGAACCACCGATAAAAGCAAAATCCATACAAGAAATAACAATATCTTTTCCAAAAGATTTACCAACTGCTGTTCGTACGGCATCTTTTAAGCCTGTTTTAGCCATTGCAGCTTTTAAACGATCGTCATATCTTTTAGTATCCTCAAATTTAAGCGGATCTTTAGACGTAAGTTTCGCATCGAGTTCTTTAAACTTATTATCATCAAATAAAATTTCAAAGTATTCTTTACTCCCAACGCGAACATGGTAATCGTCTTCTGGACTTACATAGAAATTTTTTGCTAAATCATCGGATTCCACAATTTTTCCAGTAGGCGATTTATACCAAAGTCCTCTCGGGGTATCTTTTTTTTGTTCCGTTGCTGTTTGTATTCCTTTTTCTTTTCTTTTAAACCAAGACGACATAGGTTGAATATTTAGTTAAAAACGGATTGTTTTATTAAATTATAAGGTGTTTACATTGTTTAAATCTTCAAAAGCCTTTTTAAGACGGTTCACAAAGGTCTTTTCGCCTTCACGTAACCAAACTCTTGGGTCGTAATACTTTTTGTTAGGCTCGTCAGCTCCATTAGGATTGCCAATTTGAGATTGTAAAAAATCTTTTTTGTCTTGAATATAATCTCGAATGCCTTCTAAAAATGCATATTGTAAATCGGTATCGATATTCATTTTAATCACTCCGTAACTAATTCCTTCACGAATTTCTGCTACGGTAGAACCTGAACCTCCGTGAAATACAAAATCGATATGATTGTGTTCTACATTGTATTTTTTTGAAATATATTCCTGAGAATTCTTTAAGATTTTCGGAGTTAATTTAACGTTTCCAGGCTTATAAACACCGTGAACGTTACCGAAGGCTGCTGCAATTGTAAATCGTGGACTTACTTTTGAAAGCTCTTCGTAAGCGTAAGCTACTTCTTCTGGCTGGGTGTATAATTTTGAATCATCAACATCTGAGTTGTCCACACCATCTTCTTCACCTCCTGTAATCCCTAACTCTATTTCTAAAGTCATTTCCATTTTTGCCATTCTGGTTAAATATTGTTTACAGATCGCAATATTTTCTTCTAATGGCTCCTCAGATAAATCAATCATGTGGGAGCTAAATAAGGATTTACCGGTTGTAGCGTAGTGCGCTTCACTTGCGTCTAATAAACCATCAATCCAAGGAAGTAATTTTTTAGCACAATGGTCGGTATGTAAAATAACCGTCGCACCGTAAGCTTCTGCTAATTGGTGAATGTGCTTTGCACCAGCGATAGCCCCATGTATCGCCGCTTTTTGACCATCGTTAGACAATCCTTTCCCTGCATTAAATTGAGCGCCACCATTTGAAAACTGAATGATAACAGGCGAGTTTAAACTTGCAGCAGTTTCTAAAACAGCATTTATGGTGTCAGACCCTATTACATTAACCGCCGGTAAAGCAAAACCTTTTTCTTTTGCGTAATTAAAAATCTCTTGTACTTGATCTCCAGTAGCAACTCCTGGTTTTATAGTATGCGCCATAATTTAATAGTCTAGTTTATTAGTAAACATCTAAAATGAAAAACAAAAGTAATAAAATTATTAAGAGACTCCTGTGTTTTTTAAGACCAAACAACATAATCTAAAAATATTAGCCTTGCGATTTCGTTTTCGAAAATACCTCAGTACGCCAAATTTAAAAGGGGTAATTAATACCAATTTGTAATACGGAGTTGGCAAAATTGTAATCTCTAAACCATCTTTTATTCATTTCTTCTGCCGGATTATAGGTTTTAAAACCTAAATCAACTCTGAAGATAAAATACGTAAAATCATACCGGATACCAAAACCTGTGCCTAAGGCAATATCTTGTAAGGAGCTTAGGCCATTAAAGGTGGCGTCGGGGTCATTTACATTATCCAAAACATTCCAAATATTACCAGCATCTGCAAAAAAGGATCCTTTAAAATTTCCAATCATAGGAAATCTATATTCTAGGTTAAATGCCAATTTAAAATTGGCTTCGTTAAAATCGTTTAAATTGTTGGTTCTCCCTGGGCCTAAAGAATAAGGGTTCCAAGCTCTATTGTCATAAGACCCACCGGCAAAATAACTTCGTACAAAGGGTATGTTATCAGAATTACCGTAGGGAATAGCGGCTCCTATAAAACTCCTAAAGGCTATTACCTGTGTCGGTGAAACTTCCCAATGCTTAATATAGTCAAATTCTGTTTTTATATATTGTGAATAAGGAACACTAAACACTAATTTATCGTTATTTTCATCGGTATTGAAGGGGACAATAGTAGACATCAGGGACAGTAAATTACCAGCACTTTCCACCTTAATCTTAAATTGATGAAAACTATTGTCGGTCAAACTAGATTTATTACTTTTCGAAAAGGTATAGTTTGAGGCAAATATTAAGTTGTTTTGACTTAAACGCTCTCTTCTTTCTTCGATACTCCTAACCTCGTCAAAATCGGTAGCAGTAGCTGAAATACTTCCAGATAAAATGGTATCTGTAAAAATTCTTGTGCCCTCAGGAATACTTAGTCTTATTGTTCCATCATTGTCGGGATCTTCGTATAAGCCAGCTAAGCCTGGGTTGTTTACATAAACATCTTGTTTGGCGATGGCATTGAGGCGATTAAAGCTATTTCTGTAGACATTATAAAAGCGATTAATATTAACATTTTTTACATACTGTACGTTTAGCAATTCAAAGCCATGCTTGGTTTCGGTTTTTGGAGTCCAAGTATATCCCAAAATACTATTAAAGGTTTGCTTGTCTAGTCCTATGTTTTGTTGAAAACTTGTCCCTAATGACAATCGTGTTTGAGGAAGCATATAGTAGGGAATAATCTTTTTCGTGTTGAGCAAGGGAAACCAGATTCGAGGAAGGTCTAAATTAACATCACCCCCATATTCTTGAACATTAAAAAAGCGATCATCTTGTATGGTGCCATCTCTAGAGGCACCCAAACTGGCTCTTGCAGAAATGCTCAAGTTTTCTGCGCCTCCAAAAACGTTTCGAATACTTAAACCTGGTGTAAAAGAAATTCCAGCAAATTGAATG
The sequence above is drawn from the Cellulophaga sp. Hel_I_12 genome and encodes:
- the accD gene encoding acetyl-CoA carboxylase, carboxyltransferase subunit beta, whose translation is MSSWFKRKEKGIQTATEQKKDTPRGLWYKSPTGKIVESDDLAKNFYVSPEDDYHVRVGSKEYFEILFDDNKFKELDAKLTSKDPLKFEDTKRYDDRLKAAMAKTGLKDAVRTAVGKSFGKDIVISCMDFAFIGGSMGSVVGEKIARGIDYAIKKKMPFVMISKSGGARMMEAALSLMQLAKTSAKLAQLAEAGLPYISVCTDPTTGGTTASYAMLGDINIAEPGALIGFAGPRVVKEATGKELPEGFQTSEFVLEHGFLDFIVHRRDLKTKINLYVDLIQNNPIRS
- the fbaA gene encoding class II fructose-bisphosphate aldolase, with product MAHTIKPGVATGDQVQEIFNYAKEKGFALPAVNVIGSDTINAVLETAASLNSPVIIQFSNGGAQFNAGKGLSNDGQKAAIHGAIAGAKHIHQLAEAYGATVILHTDHCAKKLLPWIDGLLDASEAHYATTGKSLFSSHMIDLSEEPLEENIAICKQYLTRMAKMEMTLEIELGITGGEEDGVDNSDVDDSKLYTQPEEVAYAYEELSKVSPRFTIAAAFGNVHGVYKPGNVKLTPKILKNSQEYISKKYNVEHNHIDFVFHGGSGSTVAEIREGISYGVIKMNIDTDLQYAFLEGIRDYIQDKKDFLQSQIGNPNGADEPNKKYYDPRVWLREGEKTFVNRLKKAFEDLNNVNTL
- a CDS encoding BamA/TamA family outer membrane protein, with product MKKNTVKIVLLFLGLIISSCNTLKRVEDDELLLVKNNILANGEKVNDENIKSLIIQKPNTALFGYPLSLNIYNLAKSNPDSSYQAWLYKKPKRIERLRKLISQKQLDSLGESFFVKGFSKWLKKTGQAPVIIDTSKTRRSIDRVKAYYGNRGYFNARANFRVDSSSRKQRALITYDLQLGNPFIIDSTYRSIASSAVDSIYEKNKDNSFIRAKSQFELNNLTNERERLTDLFRNNGIYNFQESSIFYNIISDTARAANDPNLNIELNIDNLKKRGDSAKTEYKVYTFKKVNIYADHLYADLNSPLDSVGYNGYTIFFRDKLKYKPKALTDAIFLEKDSIYREINRLRTYRQISNLNNFKYPNIEILPDTTNHTLVSNIYLAARDKYSFNFETDITHSNIQFAGISFTPGLSIRNVFGGAENLSISARASLGASRDGTIQDDRFFNVQEYGGDVNLDLPRIWFPLLNTKKIIPYYMLPQTRLSLGTSFQQNIGLDKQTFNSILGYTWTPKTETKHGFELLNVQYVKNVNINRFYNVYRNSFNRLNAIAKQDVYVNNPGLAGLYEDPDNDGTIRLSIPEGTRIFTDTILSGSISATATDFDEVRSIEERRERLSQNNLIFASNYTFSKSNKSSLTDNSFHQFKIKVESAGNLLSLMSTIVPFNTDENNDKLVFSVPYSQYIKTEFDYIKHWEVSPTQVIAFRSFIGAAIPYGNSDNIPFVRSYFAGGSYDNRAWNPYSLGPGRTNNLNDFNEANFKLAFNLEYRFPMIGNFKGSFFADAGNIWNVLDNVNDPDATFNGLSSLQDIALGTGFGIRYDFTYFIFRVDLGFKTYNPAEEMNKRWFRDYNFANSVLQIGINYPF